One Persicobacter psychrovividus DNA window includes the following coding sequences:
- a CDS encoding ATP-binding cassette domain-containing protein → MNEKTLLVIIRFFAVVIPESSVNSAIKESIGRYCARQSGATDLRKFFNYFEEELNSPYIGDDFYKKSIFSTVQEKFTTQERLMLLAMLADMLFVKANEQSRQGHHDLYFEVCEGLGLEQKAGEGMRLFSIAQRPEELPKGQVMVIHEQPVKGDFIYWQFERINAYLCVYHAPVIGGIFVRKIGKGRLFLDNVLVSDNEVFALHKGGFMRLDGSEDIYYTDLIWHFFHQNPPSPFLFEVSHVDFFFPNGHKGLNNIHFTEKHSSLVGIMGLSGAGKTTLVNVLNGNAMPSQNPDYPEGGTVKINGVDIHRNPEQVKGAIGYVPQEDALLEKLTVLENLTYSAKLSLSQLKDDEIDRLVMEKLEALSLQEIANLQVGNPLDGGVSGGQRKRLNIAMELLRNPSVLFVDEPTSGLSSRDSDRIMDVLRNLAKGGMLVFVVIHQPSSDIFKSFDRIFILDKGGEQIYHGAPILAVQRIKKYHTARNGAVCEQCGNVEVEDLFEEIDRQEGRKDENGKTIYKRVTAPLDWKRSFQPFLYQVEEAVRDRIRKLGKQQSVSLHVPSFVRQLGIFLKRDVLTKVRDSQYLLITFLQAPVLALALAWVVRYAPIDTEYSYGENINIPSFLFMAVFVALFMGLVQSGEEIHKDRAVLKRESFLNLSNGAYLSSKLVILFSISFMQTLTFVVVSALVLQLPQFGTLFWFSLFTITCLANVLGLIVSSLFASVVTIYISIPILIIPQLLLSGVVVNFNEVNPVLSNDSAVPLVGEIMPSRWAFEGVMVAAFMANDYQKEVYDFEQKNAEAEYYQLYYIPTLKDLIHQLNKTNDTDQFDRLAHELNYLDQYFEGLNQKTVEKVENHEGLSLGERADLEDFLDGVSAYFSQMQVDAQKLQQAYLTKRTLGKDKRNAFEAYKKRFYNPTLARHVKATNSVRRIVAGPNRFIQKIYPIYQSPRPYGLLGFRSIMYVPKKYFMGYYISTPIFNALLLWVGTLFFYLLLYTNGIKRLFLLIQRNQD, encoded by the coding sequence ATGAATGAGAAAACGCTCTTAGTTATCATCCGTTTTTTTGCAGTGGTCATCCCTGAATCAAGTGTAAACTCGGCGATTAAAGAATCTATTGGTCGGTATTGTGCAAGACAGTCAGGGGCAACAGACCTCCGTAAATTTTTTAACTATTTTGAAGAAGAACTGAATTCACCATATATCGGTGATGACTTTTACAAAAAATCCATTTTCAGTACTGTACAAGAAAAGTTTACAACACAGGAACGACTGATGTTGTTGGCCATGCTTGCTGATATGTTGTTCGTGAAAGCGAATGAACAAAGCCGTCAGGGACACCACGACCTTTATTTTGAAGTGTGTGAAGGACTGGGGCTGGAACAAAAGGCAGGCGAGGGCATGCGGCTGTTTTCTATTGCTCAGCGCCCTGAAGAACTTCCAAAGGGACAGGTGATGGTAATTCATGAGCAGCCTGTAAAGGGAGATTTCATTTATTGGCAGTTTGAACGTATCAATGCTTACCTATGCGTGTACCATGCCCCTGTTATAGGCGGTATTTTCGTCCGAAAAATAGGGAAAGGACGCTTGTTCCTGGATAATGTGTTGGTATCGGACAATGAGGTCTTTGCTTTGCACAAAGGGGGATTCATGCGTCTGGATGGGTCCGAAGATATTTATTATACAGACCTGATCTGGCACTTCTTCCACCAAAACCCGCCAAGTCCTTTTCTTTTTGAGGTGAGTCATGTGGATTTTTTCTTTCCCAATGGGCATAAGGGCCTCAATAATATACACTTTACGGAAAAACACTCCAGCCTTGTAGGGATCATGGGACTGAGTGGTGCTGGGAAAACAACCCTTGTCAATGTGTTGAATGGAAATGCCATGCCTTCTCAAAACCCCGATTACCCCGAAGGCGGAACGGTTAAGATCAATGGAGTGGACATTCATCGTAACCCCGAGCAGGTTAAAGGTGCGATCGGTTATGTGCCGCAGGAAGATGCATTGTTGGAAAAACTGACCGTTCTGGAAAACCTGACTTATTCGGCAAAACTTTCATTGTCGCAATTGAAAGATGATGAAATTGACCGACTTGTGATGGAAAAGCTGGAGGCTTTGAGCCTTCAGGAGATTGCGAACCTTCAAGTGGGAAACCCATTGGACGGCGGAGTTTCAGGAGGGCAACGCAAGCGATTGAATATTGCCATGGAGCTGCTCAGGAATCCATCGGTGCTCTTTGTTGATGAGCCGACCTCTGGCTTGTCATCACGTGATTCAGACAGGATCATGGACGTGCTTCGGAATTTGGCCAAAGGTGGAATGCTTGTCTTTGTGGTGATTCATCAGCCTTCATCGGATATCTTTAAGAGCTTCGACAGGATCTTTATTCTGGATAAGGGAGGAGAGCAGATTTATCACGGTGCGCCAATTTTAGCGGTGCAACGGATCAAAAAATACCATACGGCACGAAATGGGGCCGTTTGTGAGCAATGCGGGAATGTTGAGGTCGAGGATCTTTTTGAGGAAATCGATCGGCAAGAGGGGAGGAAGGATGAGAATGGCAAAACAATTTATAAGCGCGTTACTGCTCCTTTGGATTGGAAGCGGAGTTTTCAGCCATTTTTATATCAGGTAGAGGAAGCGGTACGAGACCGCATTCGTAAGCTTGGAAAGCAACAGTCCGTCAGTCTTCATGTACCGAGCTTTGTGCGTCAGCTGGGCATTTTTCTCAAGCGCGATGTACTGACAAAAGTTCGGGATTCTCAATACCTTTTGATCACCTTTTTGCAGGCACCCGTCCTGGCGCTGGCTTTGGCCTGGGTGGTGCGATATGCGCCTATCGATACGGAATATAGTTATGGGGAAAATATCAATATTCCCTCCTTCCTATTTATGGCTGTTTTTGTGGCGCTGTTCATGGGGCTTGTTCAGAGTGGGGAAGAAATCCATAAGGATCGGGCCGTACTGAAGCGGGAGTCGTTCCTGAACCTGAGTAATGGGGCCTACCTGAGCTCCAAGCTGGTGATTCTGTTTTCAATATCCTTTATGCAGACCCTCACCTTTGTGGTGGTGAGCGCATTGGTGCTGCAGTTGCCGCAATTTGGTACGCTGTTCTGGTTTTCCCTGTTTACGATTACCTGTCTGGCGAATGTTCTTGGGCTGATCGTGTCGTCGCTTTTTGCCTCGGTAGTAACGATTTATATCAGTATTCCAATTTTGATAATCCCTCAGTTATTGCTTAGTGGGGTGGTGGTGAATTTCAATGAAGTAAACCCTGTGTTGTCGAACGATAGTGCGGTACCGCTTGTCGGAGAAATTATGCCTTCGCGCTGGGCGTTTGAAGGCGTGATGGTCGCTGCATTTATGGCCAATGATTATCAAAAAGAGGTTTATGATTTTGAGCAGAAAAATGCAGAGGCGGAATATTATCAGTTGTATTATATTCCTACGCTGAAAGACCTGATCCATCAGCTTAACAAAACAAATGACACTGACCAGTTTGACAGGCTTGCCCATGAGCTCAATTATCTGGATCAATATTTTGAAGGGCTGAATCAAAAGACGGTCGAGAAAGTCGAAAACCATGAAGGGTTATCTCTCGGGGAACGTGCAGATCTCGAGGATTTTCTCGATGGTGTTTCTGCCTATTTCTCACAGATGCAAGTTGATGCCCAAAAATTGCAGCAGGCCTATTTAACAAAGCGTACTTTGGGAAAAGACAAGCGGAATGCATTTGAGGCCTATAAAAAGCGTTTTTATAACCCAACGCTGGCAAGACATGTGAAAGCGACCAATTCTGTTCGCAGGATTGTTGCTGGCCCAAATCGCTTTATTCAGAAAATTTACCCGATTTATCAGTCACCAAGACCTTACGGTTTACTTGGTTTCAGGTCGATTATGTATGTGCCGAAAAAATATTTCATGGGCTATTACATTTCAACCCCTATTTTCAATGCCTTGCTCCTTTGGGTCGGGACACTGTTTTTCTATCTTTTGCTGTACACCAATGGAATTAAAAGATTATTTCTGCTAATTCAGCGCAATCAGGATTAA
- a CDS encoding YkgJ family cysteine cluster protein, which translates to MQKEMDLNAFKKEAEQKLAANKTLGKNLRKVKPRMLDELFQEAHFETFEKMDCLTCANCCKTTSPIFKQGDIARMAKAVKMKTAVFIDHYLHLDQEGDYVLNEAPCPFLAADNTCICYESRPTACREYPHTDRKKIKQLINLSVRNTLVCPAVLNIFDKINAKLNS; encoded by the coding sequence ATGCAGAAGGAGATGGATTTGAACGCTTTTAAAAAAGAAGCGGAACAGAAATTAGCAGCCAACAAAACGCTGGGTAAAAATTTAAGAAAAGTGAAGCCGAGAATGCTGGATGAGCTGTTCCAGGAGGCGCATTTCGAGACCTTTGAGAAAATGGATTGCCTTACTTGCGCCAATTGTTGCAAAACAACAAGCCCGATTTTCAAGCAAGGAGATATTGCCCGAATGGCTAAAGCGGTAAAAATGAAAACAGCCGTCTTTATTGATCATTATCTGCATCTTGATCAGGAAGGGGATTATGTATTAAATGAAGCGCCCTGTCCTTTTCTTGCCGCAGACAATACCTGTATTTGTTATGAAAGTCGGCCAACGGCTTGCCGGGAATACCCCCACACCGACCGAAAAAAAATCAAGCAACTGATCAACCTCTCTGTCAGGAATACACTCGTTTGTCCGGCCGTTCTGAATATCTTTGATAAAATCAATGCAAAATTAAATTCCTGA
- a CDS encoding EI24 domain-containing protein, which translates to MQSSHIRQFFDAIKAYRLAWRFVVTNRMWWIFLVPFGLAVGLFTLVDWLSGQLHVHLWELISGHFPILLEPSWWWEFTSWLLKLTLKVLLFLFYLKIYRYLTLLLLSPVFSMVSELLQNKLTGHQKPFSFVATLKDFWRGVRVAFRNLSRELFYSLIIYVLALLLPIGLPIYSVLLLLVESYFWGAAMIDYRNEYFGLSVRKSIDMQSKFKGLAIGNGLILNLGLLVPLAGITFMPMLALISAGISLHQKPTAS; encoded by the coding sequence ATGCAAAGTTCCCATATCCGGCAATTTTTTGACGCCATCAAGGCGTATCGTTTGGCGTGGCGATTTGTGGTCACTAATCGTATGTGGTGGATATTTTTGGTGCCTTTTGGCCTGGCTGTCGGGCTGTTTACCTTGGTCGATTGGTTGAGCGGGCAGTTGCACGTCCATTTATGGGAACTCATCAGCGGGCATTTCCCGATTTTATTAGAACCCTCCTGGTGGTGGGAATTCACCAGCTGGTTGCTGAAGCTGACATTAAAAGTCCTGCTGTTTTTGTTTTATCTGAAAATCTATCGGTACCTGACTTTGTTATTGCTCAGCCCTGTATTCTCCATGGTGTCGGAGCTGCTGCAAAATAAACTGACGGGCCACCAAAAACCATTTAGCTTCGTCGCCACCCTTAAAGATTTTTGGCGTGGTGTACGTGTAGCGTTCAGGAACCTCAGCCGGGAACTTTTTTATTCTTTGATCATTTATGTGCTGGCACTTTTGCTGCCAATAGGCCTGCCAATTTATTCCGTCTTGTTGTTACTGGTGGAAAGTTATTTTTGGGGCGCCGCCATGATCGACTATCGCAATGAGTATTTCGGTTTGTCAGTCAGGAAATCGATTGATATGCAGTCCAAATTTAAGGGCTTGGCCATAGGTAATGGACTGATTCTCAATCTCGGCTTATTGGTGCCTTTGGCCGGGATCACCTTTATGCCAATGCTTGCCCTGATTTCTGCAGGGATCAGTCTTCATCAAAAGCCCACAGCCTCCTGA
- a CDS encoding TonB-dependent receptor has product MKHSYLLKGGLLSLVLLIFATLSFAQTKVSGRVVSGDDDEPIPGVNIIEKGTANGTITDGNGNYSIQVEGPTSVLQFSFVGYQATEQPVGNQSTIDISMAASVSELSEVVVIGYGAAKKEDLTGSVKAISTADFNQGSITSPQELLNGKVPGVQITNAGGAPGAESTIRIRGGSSLTASNDPLIVIDGVPIDNQKISGMNNNLNTINPNDIETFTVLKDASATAIYGSRASNGVIIITTKKGRAGGLSFDYNGNVAVNTVPKTIDNLSTTQFRDLYTERFGNDPDLMALLGDAQTDWQDAILRTSVTTDHNASVSGSIKDWLPYRASVGYSYNEGILKTSELERFTGNINLNPKFFDDHLKVDMSLKGMNIENRFADTGTIFGAIGFDPTQVIRDETEFAPYGGYFTWLTPNGQPIDIAPGNPVATLQQKTDRSTVNRFIGNVQLDYKLHFLPELHVNLNLGTDRSKAGGNVVTDPMGAFDFAAFQNGGANRRYDEKKRNELLDLYLQYIHTFEETDLTLDVMGGYSYQHFWREQTETDVFGNGNIRNPEKIERSENFLISFFGRMNLNWKSKYLITATLRNDNSSRFSEDNRAGIFPSLAASWNINNEAFLKESQTISQLKLRLGYGITGQQDIGADYGYLGIYTRGQTTAQAIGYDANGNPIFVQTIRPEGYDENLKWETTTTYNAGIDFGFFDDRLTGSLDGYYRITDDLLNEIPIAAGSNLSNQLVTNVGSLENKGFEFSLDGVLIQNTDWYWTLGVNATYNENEITKLTQVDDPSYKGVETGDIEGGTGNRVQIHSVGYPAFSFYVLEQIYDDNGKPIEGAYVDRDNNGIINDDDRYRYKNSAPAVLLGINSRLTYHDWDFSFSGRASIGNYVYNNVNSNSAFYNNLQVNGRFTGNTTTDIYNTNFQNPQYFSDYYVEDASYFRLDNVMVGYNFHEIFGGKWHARVYATVNNVFVLSGYSGLDPEVFNGIDRNVYPRPRTFLLGVNLGF; this is encoded by the coding sequence ATGAAGCATAGTTATCTCTTGAAAGGAGGATTGCTGTCACTTGTACTGCTGATCTTTGCAACGCTTTCTTTCGCTCAAACAAAAGTCTCCGGCCGAGTGGTTTCCGGAGATGACGATGAGCCAATTCCAGGCGTCAATATCATTGAAAAAGGAACTGCAAACGGAACGATCACCGATGGCAATGGAAATTATTCTATTCAGGTGGAAGGACCAACGTCTGTTTTGCAATTCAGTTTTGTGGGCTACCAGGCCACGGAACAACCCGTAGGAAATCAATCAACCATTGATATTTCCATGGCCGCTTCTGTATCAGAGCTGTCTGAAGTTGTCGTGATTGGTTACGGTGCAGCCAAAAAGGAAGACCTGACGGGCTCGGTAAAAGCCATTTCCACCGCAGATTTTAATCAGGGCTCCATCACTTCGCCACAGGAACTGCTCAATGGTAAGGTGCCAGGGGTGCAGATCACCAATGCCGGTGGTGCACCTGGAGCAGAATCCACCATCCGTATTCGTGGGGGATCTTCTCTTACCGCAAGTAATGATCCCTTGATTGTGATTGATGGTGTGCCGATCGACAATCAGAAAATTTCAGGGATGAACAACAACCTGAACACGATCAACCCAAATGATATTGAGACTTTTACGGTGTTGAAGGATGCTTCGGCAACGGCTATTTATGGTTCTCGGGCCTCCAATGGGGTCATTATCATTACTACAAAAAAAGGACGCGCGGGCGGATTATCTTTCGATTATAATGGTAACGTGGCAGTGAATACGGTGCCAAAAACGATTGACAACCTCTCCACTACCCAATTCCGCGACTTATATACGGAGCGCTTTGGCAATGACCCTGACCTGATGGCTTTGCTTGGGGATGCGCAAACCGATTGGCAGGATGCTATTTTGAGAACAAGTGTTACCACTGATCATAATGCTTCTGTTTCAGGATCGATTAAAGATTGGCTGCCTTACCGTGCCTCAGTTGGTTATAGCTATAATGAGGGGATTCTGAAAACTTCAGAGCTGGAGCGTTTTACAGGTAATATCAATTTAAACCCTAAATTTTTTGATGATCACCTGAAAGTGGATATGAGCCTGAAGGGGATGAATATTGAAAACCGATTTGCTGATACAGGAACCATCTTTGGCGCTATTGGCTTTGACCCAACACAGGTTATTCGCGATGAAACCGAATTTGCACCTTACGGAGGCTATTTTACTTGGCTGACTCCCAATGGCCAACCGATTGATATTGCACCGGGCAACCCGGTAGCGACTCTTCAGCAAAAAACAGACCGCTCAACAGTTAATCGATTTATTGGTAATGTGCAGCTTGATTATAAACTTCACTTTTTACCAGAGCTGCATGTCAATTTAAACCTGGGTACCGACCGCTCCAAAGCAGGAGGGAATGTGGTTACCGATCCTATGGGGGCTTTTGATTTTGCCGCCTTCCAGAATGGTGGTGCCAACCGAAGATATGATGAGAAAAAGCGCAATGAGTTGCTGGACTTATACCTTCAATATATTCATACTTTCGAGGAAACAGACCTGACTTTAGATGTGATGGGTGGGTATTCCTATCAGCATTTCTGGCGTGAGCAAACGGAAACTGATGTTTTCGGCAACGGTAATATCCGTAATCCTGAAAAAATCGAGCGTTCTGAAAATTTCCTCATCTCCTTCTTCGGAAGAATGAACCTGAACTGGAAAAGTAAATACCTGATCACCGCCACTTTGCGGAACGATAATTCCTCAAGATTCTCAGAAGATAACAGGGCGGGGATTTTTCCTTCGCTGGCAGCAAGCTGGAATATTAACAATGAAGCCTTCTTGAAAGAATCACAAACGATCTCGCAGCTGAAACTTCGCTTGGGATATGGTATCACAGGTCAGCAGGATATTGGTGCTGATTATGGTTACCTCGGGATTTATACCCGTGGACAGACCACCGCTCAGGCGATTGGATATGACGCCAATGGTAACCCGATTTTTGTGCAGACCATCCGACCTGAGGGTTATGATGAAAACCTGAAATGGGAGACCACAACGACTTACAATGCAGGTATAGATTTCGGCTTTTTTGATGACCGATTGACAGGTAGCCTTGATGGTTATTACAGAATAACAGATGATTTGCTGAATGAAATTCCGATTGCCGCAGGATCAAACCTGAGTAATCAGCTGGTCACCAATGTGGGCTCGCTGGAGAATAAAGGTTTTGAATTCTCTTTGGATGGGGTGTTGATTCAGAATACGGATTGGTACTGGACGCTTGGCGTTAATGCCACTTATAACGAAAATGAAATCACGAAACTGACGCAGGTTGATGATCCAAGTTATAAAGGGGTAGAAACGGGAGATATTGAAGGTGGAACGGGTAACCGTGTTCAAATTCACTCGGTGGGTTATCCTGCCTTCTCATTTTATGTGTTGGAGCAGATTTATGATGACAATGGTAAGCCTATCGAAGGGGCTTATGTCGATCGTGATAACAATGGAATTATCAATGATGATGACCGCTACCGATATAAAAATTCTGCACCCGCAGTTTTACTGGGAATCAACTCAAGACTGACTTACCATGACTGGGACTTTAGCTTCTCGGGTCGGGCAAGTATTGGGAACTATGTTTATAACAACGTCAATTCCAACAGTGCATTCTACAATAATTTGCAGGTGAATGGCCGATTTACCGGCAATACCACAACGGATATTTATAATACCAACTTTCAGAACCCTCAGTATTTTTCTGACTATTATGTCGAAGATGCTTCCTATTTTAGATTAGACAATGTGATGGTTGGTTATAATTTTCATGAGATTTTTGGAGGAAAGTGGCACGCGCGGGTTTATGCGACGGTAAACAATGTGTTTGTTCTTTCGGGGTACAGCGGACTTGATCCTGAAGTTTTCAACGGTATCGACCGTAACGTATACCCTCGACCAAGGACATTCCTCTTAGGTGTAAATCTCGGATTTTAA